The proteins below are encoded in one region of Clostridium pasteurianum DSM 525 = ATCC 6013:
- a CDS encoding NCS1 family nucleobase:cation symporter-1, whose amino-acid sequence MKEEMYELKEDVSQSKLYNKDLAPTSIKERNWNTYNYTALWISMAHCIPTYMMAGGLIALGMNWIQALITITLGNIIVLIPMLLNAHPGAKYGISFPVLARASFGTKGANIPAVLRAIVACGWFGINTYIGGSALNVLFSSIIPGWKTMGGSFSILGLALPNAITFMIFWGLQIYIIYKGMDVVRKFENWAAPVVLILALVLVIWAVYTAKGFGPLFNEPSKFKTTGEFIKVFIPSLTGMIGFWATLSLNIPDFTRFARSQREQMIGQAIGLPPTMTIFSAMGIIVTSATVIIFGKAMWDPVDIVSKFTNPIVLFIGFAGIVIASLSVNIAANIVSPANDFSNMMPTRIDFKTGGLITGILGIVIMPWRLLSDPSGYIFNWLGTYSGILGPIAAIIICDYWISKNKKLNIKDLFMENGIYTYSNGFNKSAIIALVIGVIVALIGKVVPALAGIVDYSWFAGFGVSFIVYLIMNPRDKSADSESAETEETPAV is encoded by the coding sequence ATGAAAGAAGAAATGTACGAATTAAAAGAAGACGTAAGCCAAAGTAAATTGTATAATAAAGACCTTGCCCCTACATCTATTAAGGAGAGAAATTGGAATACTTATAATTATACAGCATTATGGATAAGTATGGCACATTGTATACCTACTTACATGATGGCTGGCGGACTTATTGCACTAGGAATGAATTGGATACAGGCTCTTATAACTATTACCCTTGGAAATATAATTGTTTTAATACCAATGCTATTAAATGCTCATCCGGGTGCTAAATATGGAATTTCCTTTCCTGTTTTAGCGAGAGCCTCTTTTGGAACAAAGGGTGCTAATATACCGGCGGTGCTGAGGGCTATAGTTGCTTGTGGATGGTTTGGTATAAATACTTATATAGGTGGAAGTGCGCTAAATGTATTATTTTCATCTATAATACCAGGATGGAAAACTATGGGTGGAAGTTTTAGCATACTAGGATTAGCACTGCCTAATGCCATAACATTTATGATATTCTGGGGATTACAGATATATATTATATACAAAGGTATGGATGTAGTTAGAAAATTTGAAAATTGGGCTGCTCCAGTGGTATTAATACTTGCACTTGTTCTTGTAATATGGGCAGTTTACACTGCAAAAGGTTTTGGACCATTGTTTAATGAGCCAAGCAAATTCAAAACTACAGGAGAATTTATCAAGGTATTTATTCCTTCACTAACTGGTATGATTGGGTTCTGGGCAACTTTATCACTTAATATACCTGATTTTACTAGATTCGCAAGAAGTCAAAGGGAACAAATGATAGGTCAGGCTATTGGATTACCACCAACTATGACAATATTCTCAGCTATGGGAATTATAGTAACTTCAGCGACAGTTATAATATTTGGAAAAGCAATGTGGGATCCTGTTGATATAGTTTCAAAATTTACAAATCCTATAGTACTTTTCATAGGTTTTGCTGGAATAGTTATTGCATCATTATCGGTTAATATAGCAGCAAACATTGTTTCACCAGCCAATGATTTTTCAAACATGATGCCAACACGTATCGATTTTAAAACTGGAGGACTTATTACAGGTATTTTAGGTATAGTTATTATGCCTTGGAGACTTTTATCTGACCCTAGTGGGTATATATTCAATTGGCTTGGAACTTATTCAGGAATACTAGGACCAATTGCAGCAATTATAATTTGTGATTACTGGATTTCTAAAAATAAAAAACTCAATATAAAAGATCTTTTCATGGAAAATGGAATTTATACTTATTCAAATGGTTTTAATAAAAGTGCAATTATAGCCTTAGTTATTGGAGTTATTGTAGCTCTTATAGGTAAAGTAGTACCAGCCTTGGCAGGAATAGTTGATTATTCATGGTTTGCTGGCTTTGGAGTATCCTTTATAGTTTACCTAATTATGAATCCTAGAGATAAATCTGCAGATTCTGAGAGTGCAGAAACAGAAGAAACTCCAGCTGTATAA
- the hydA gene encoding dihydropyrimidinase produces MDTVIKNGTIVTATDTFRGDISIKDGKIQTIAVNIDPGNAKVIDAEGRLVLPGAIDAHTHLAMPFGGTVSSDDYEAGTRAAACGGVTTVFDFALQTKGEGIIETAQRRNKICEPQACVDYAFHVAITDLTPKVLEEFQTAVDYGIPSFKVFMVYKKEGLMVDDGVLCKILKKSKETGALISVHAENPDLIDLRTEQFLKEGKTSAWYHYLSRPEFVEAEADKRAIHWAKSLNAPLYIVHLANKEGMEEVKKARDEGYEIYAETCPQYLHFTSDVYKREDGRNFVCSPPMKGQESQDALWEGIKTGDIATIATDHCPFQSYEKDWGKDDFTKIPNGCMGIENMYPYMLSEANKGKISFNKVVELCSSNPAKIFGCAPAKGTIVPGSDADIVIYDPNKDFVVSKDNMHSDVDHTIWEGTELKGYPVMTLSRGRVVFKDGEFLGEPGWGKMLKRRRK; encoded by the coding sequence ATGGATACAGTAATTAAGAATGGAACAATAGTAACTGCTACGGATACTTTTAGAGGTGACATATCCATTAAAGATGGAAAAATTCAGACTATAGCTGTAAATATAGATCCAGGTAATGCAAAAGTAATTGATGCAGAGGGCAGATTAGTTTTACCTGGTGCCATAGATGCCCATACTCATTTGGCAATGCCTTTTGGCGGCACAGTTTCTTCAGATGATTATGAAGCAGGAACAAGAGCTGCTGCCTGCGGGGGAGTTACTACAGTATTTGACTTTGCTCTTCAGACTAAAGGTGAGGGAATTATTGAAACCGCACAGAGAAGAAATAAGATTTGTGAACCTCAAGCTTGTGTAGATTATGCTTTCCATGTGGCAATTACAGATTTAACACCAAAAGTGCTTGAAGAATTCCAAACAGCAGTAGATTATGGTATACCTAGCTTCAAGGTATTTATGGTCTATAAAAAAGAAGGACTTATGGTAGATGATGGAGTACTCTGCAAGATACTGAAAAAGTCCAAGGAAACAGGAGCTCTTATAAGTGTTCATGCAGAAAATCCAGATTTAATAGATTTGAGAACAGAACAATTTTTAAAAGAGGGAAAAACTTCAGCTTGGTATCATTACTTAAGCCGTCCTGAATTTGTAGAAGCAGAGGCTGATAAGAGAGCTATTCATTGGGCAAAATCATTAAATGCTCCACTTTATATAGTTCACCTTGCCAACAAAGAAGGAATGGAAGAAGTTAAAAAGGCTAGAGATGAAGGCTATGAAATCTATGCAGAGACCTGCCCTCAATATCTTCATTTTACTAGTGATGTGTACAAAAGAGAAGATGGAAGAAATTTTGTATGTTCACCTCCAATGAAAGGCCAGGAAAGCCAGGATGCACTATGGGAAGGTATAAAAACTGGTGATATTGCAACTATAGCTACAGATCATTGTCCCTTCCAAAGTTATGAGAAGGATTGGGGAAAGGATGATTTTACAAAAATCCCTAATGGATGTATGGGTATAGAGAACATGTATCCATATATGCTAAGTGAAGCCAATAAGGGAAAAATTTCTTTTAACAAGGTTGTAGAACTTTGCTCAAGTAATCCAGCCAAGATATTTGGCTGTGCACCTGCCAAGGGAACTATAGTGCCAGGTAGTGATGCAGATATAGTAATATATGATCCAAATAAGGATTTTGTAGTTTCAAAGGATAATATGCATTCAGATGTGGATCATACTATCTGGGAGGGTACTGAGCTTAAGGGTTATCCCGTTATGACTCTTTCAAGAGGCCGTGTTGTGTTTAAGGATGGAGAGTTTTTAGGAGAACCTGGCTGGGGCAAGATGCTAAAACGTAGAAGGAAGTAG
- the preA gene encoding NAD-dependent dihydropyrimidine dehydrogenase subunit PreA, with protein MKDLSIEFCGVKCENPFFLSSSVVGNNFEMCAKALEMGWGGVVFKTIGFYVSKEVSPRFDTIGKEGTPFIGFKNLEQISEHSLEENLEWMRQLKEKYPNKILVASIMGQNEQEWTELAKLVTEIGADIIECNFSCPQMASDAMGSDVGQNPELVKRYCEATRKGSNLPILAKMTPNIGNMEIPAIAAMEGGATGLAAINTIKSITKIDLDSFLSYPIVNGKSSVSGYSGKAVKPIALRFIHDLAKNETLKGVPISGMGGIETWEDAAEFILLGSTNLQVTTAVMQYGYRIIEDLISGLSYYMEDKGFDKLQDMVGLALENIVPAEELDRNFILYPSFDENTCVGCGRCYISCYDGGHQAIKWESDLRRPILMEDKCVGCHLCANVCPVKAISSGKIQYK; from the coding sequence ATGAAAGATTTATCAATAGAATTTTGTGGTGTAAAGTGTGAAAATCCTTTTTTTCTTTCCTCATCAGTGGTAGGAAATAATTTTGAAATGTGTGCAAAGGCTCTGGAAATGGGTTGGGGAGGAGTTGTCTTTAAAACTATTGGATTTTATGTATCAAAGGAAGTTTCACCTAGATTTGATACTATAGGTAAAGAGGGAACACCTTTTATAGGTTTTAAAAATTTAGAGCAGATCTCAGAACATTCTTTAGAGGAAAATTTAGAATGGATGAGACAGCTTAAGGAGAAGTATCCCAATAAAATTTTAGTAGCTTCTATAATGGGACAGAATGAACAGGAATGGACAGAACTTGCAAAGCTGGTTACTGAAATAGGAGCAGATATAATAGAGTGTAATTTTTCCTGTCCTCAGATGGCAAGTGATGCCATGGGATCAGATGTAGGACAAAATCCAGAATTAGTTAAAAGATATTGTGAGGCAACAAGAAAGGGAAGTAATTTACCTATACTTGCCAAGATGACACCTAATATAGGAAATATGGAGATTCCAGCTATTGCGGCTATGGAAGGTGGAGCAACAGGTCTTGCAGCAATAAATACTATTAAAAGTATTACTAAAATAGATTTAGATAGCTTTTTATCTTACCCAATAGTCAATGGCAAATCCTCTGTATCTGGTTATTCTGGTAAAGCAGTAAAGCCTATAGCCTTAAGATTTATACATGATCTAGCAAAAAATGAAACTCTTAAAGGAGTACCTATAAGTGGCATGGGGGGAATAGAGACCTGGGAAGATGCTGCTGAATTCATATTACTTGGTTCAACAAATCTTCAAGTTACTACTGCGGTAATGCAGTATGGATACAGAATAATTGAAGATTTAATAAGTGGATTATCTTATTACATGGAAGATAAGGGGTTTGATAAGCTTCAGGATATGGTAGGACTTGCTCTTGAAAACATAGTGCCAGCAGAAGAACTTGACAGAAACTTTATTTTATATCCTTCTTTTGATGAAAATACCTGTGTAGGCTGCGGTAGATGTTATATCTCCTGTTATGATGGAGGACATCAGGCAATAAAATGGGAAAGTGATTTGCGCAGACCAATACTTATGGAGGATAAGTGTGTAGGATGTCATTTATGTGCAAATGTATGTCCAGTTAAGGCTATATCCTCTGGAAAAATTCAGTATAAGTAG
- the guaD gene encoding guanine deaminase yields MENVYAVKGNIIFTPDLGKYSIFENSYIIIENKSVKGVYEKLPEKFKDIIVKDYGNSLIIPGFVDLHLHAPQFANLGLGLDKELMPWLETYTFPEEKKYSDLVYAKKVYSSLIKELWKFGTTRSVIFATLHKESSKMLMDMFNISGLSAYVGKVNMDRNSPNFLIETTENSLKDTEEILIEYSNKYDLVKPIITPRFVPTCTEELMYGLGKLAEKYNTKIQSHLCENKDEIAFVKELHPRSKNYARVYYETGLLRQFSTCMAHCVHLKEDEIALMAKKKIFAVHCANSNNNLSSGIAPIRKLIDRGIPVALGSDISGGHSLSMINTMVSTAQVSNLNYAVKNRAEKPLNTAEIFYLATKGGGKFFGKVGSFEEGYEFDALIIDDSTLPIVKELTLEERLQKFIYTGDDRNIKIRYVAGKEVSEPTF; encoded by the coding sequence ATGGAAAATGTTTATGCTGTTAAAGGTAATATTATATTTACCCCTGATTTAGGTAAATACAGTATATTTGAAAATAGCTATATTATTATAGAAAATAAATCTGTTAAAGGCGTATATGAAAAGCTTCCTGAAAAGTTTAAAGATATAATTGTAAAAGACTATGGAAATTCTCTTATAATTCCAGGTTTTGTAGACTTACATCTTCATGCTCCACAATTTGCAAATTTAGGACTTGGACTAGATAAGGAATTAATGCCTTGGCTTGAAACTTATACCTTCCCTGAAGAAAAAAAGTATTCAGATTTAGTTTATGCTAAGAAGGTATATTCAAGTCTTATTAAGGAATTATGGAAATTTGGAACTACTCGATCTGTAATCTTTGCAACCCTCCATAAAGAATCCTCAAAAATGCTTATGGATATGTTTAATATATCAGGACTTTCAGCTTATGTAGGCAAAGTCAATATGGACAGGAACTCTCCGAATTTCTTAATTGAAACTACAGAAAACTCCTTAAAGGACACAGAGGAAATTCTAATAGAATACTCAAATAAATACGATTTAGTAAAGCCAATAATTACTCCAAGATTTGTACCTACTTGTACTGAAGAATTAATGTATGGTCTTGGAAAGCTTGCAGAAAAGTATAATACTAAAATACAATCACATCTATGTGAAAATAAAGACGAAATTGCCTTTGTAAAAGAACTTCATCCAAGAAGTAAAAACTATGCTAGAGTATATTATGAAACAGGACTTTTAAGACAATTTTCTACTTGCATGGCTCACTGTGTACATTTAAAGGAAGATGAAATTGCCTTAATGGCTAAAAAAAAGATTTTTGCCGTACATTGTGCTAATTCAAACAATAATCTATCCAGTGGTATAGCTCCCATAAGGAAGCTCATAGATAGAGGTATCCCCGTAGCCCTTGGAAGTGATATTTCCGGCGGACATAGTCTATCCATGATAAATACTATGGTATCTACAGCTCAAGTATCCAATTTAAACTATGCTGTGAAAAATAGAGCTGAAAAACCGTTAAACACTGCTGAAATATTCTATCTTGCTACAAAAGGCGGAGGCAAATTCTTTGGAAAAGTTGGAAGCTTTGAAGAAGGCTATGAATTTGATGCTTTAATAATTGACGATAGTACTCTTCCTATAGTAAAAGAATTAACTCTAGAAGAAAGACTTCAGAAATTCATCTACACTGGTGATGACAGAAATATAAAGATCAGGTATGTAGCGGGGAAGGAAGTTAGTGAACCTACATTTTAA
- a CDS encoding putative ABC exporter domain-containing protein — protein sequence MKALIYLLKTSIINYLKRIKEKPQRSIGIIFTLIWVGVLLLPRKNSSENDISLTICVSIFVILTLVTFLFSLYSGTKKVKSKFSMSDVNLIFVSPIKPQTIMLYGIVKKIALEFFTSIYILLQITNVIKNLKITPMAQILFFISYIIFQLILCNCLKLFVFALCSKYKKVGFIIRSFIKSFILVLAALITFIVVKGDIKSFAVKFGETLTYNSLFKYIPLFGWMREIALQTITGVKSSYFVYIILITALSLLLIYITYSMKLDFYEDMLSSAEFNEDIKNVKNSKISSNNNKKGFILRPFKFKNSELNLKEKYGAKVLLFKHMDEYSKRSFIFFVNTYSLILLSISIVLGIFAKSMDIKIIFIIASGLLLFTSGFGGKIYNEIYNYFIFLLPDSPQKKLFYGIASSLIKIFSDAVILFVPFGILGRKSILEILLCIICYIVWGGMLSYSGLLTFRIAHALGFTGQFATAILFMIFQLLLAIPMVLIILIFTFLLKDFAGYAIYFAFLLYGVAAAALISLGCIGIFDHMELE from the coding sequence ATGAAAGCCTTAATCTATTTATTAAAAACCAGTATCATAAATTATCTAAAGAGAATTAAAGAAAAACCACAGAGATCTATTGGAATAATTTTTACATTGATTTGGGTTGGAGTTTTACTTTTACCAAGAAAAAATTCTTCTGAAAATGATATTTCTTTAACAATTTGTGTAAGTATATTTGTAATTTTAACTTTAGTAACTTTTCTATTTTCACTATATAGTGGTACAAAAAAGGTAAAATCAAAATTTAGTATGAGTGATGTAAATCTTATATTTGTATCACCAATAAAACCGCAGACTATAATGCTTTACGGTATAGTAAAAAAAATAGCATTGGAATTTTTCACATCAATCTATATACTGCTTCAGATTACAAATGTTATAAAAAATTTAAAAATAACACCAATGGCACAAATTCTATTTTTTATATCCTATATTATCTTTCAATTAATTTTATGTAATTGTTTAAAATTATTTGTATTTGCCCTATGCAGTAAATATAAAAAAGTGGGTTTTATTATACGCAGCTTTATAAAGTCCTTTATATTGGTATTAGCAGCTCTGATTACTTTTATAGTAGTAAAAGGTGATATAAAAAGCTTTGCAGTAAAGTTTGGAGAAACTTTAACTTATAATTCATTGTTTAAATATATACCACTCTTTGGATGGATGAGAGAAATAGCTCTTCAGACTATCACTGGAGTTAAGTCTTCATACTTTGTATATATAATCTTAATCACAGCTTTAAGTTTACTCTTAATTTATATAACCTATTCTATGAAACTTGACTTTTATGAAGACATGCTAAGTTCGGCAGAATTCAATGAAGATATTAAGAATGTAAAAAACAGTAAAATATCTTCAAATAATAATAAAAAGGGATTTATACTGAGACCCTTTAAATTTAAAAATTCAGAATTAAATCTTAAAGAAAAATATGGAGCAAAAGTTTTACTATTTAAACATATGGATGAGTACTCAAAGAGAAGTTTTATATTTTTTGTAAATACCTATTCACTTATACTTTTATCAATTTCAATAGTTCTAGGTATTTTCGCTAAAAGTATGGACATAAAGATTATATTCATCATTGCTTCAGGTTTATTACTTTTTACTTCTGGATTTGGTGGTAAAATATATAATGAAATATACAATTATTTTATATTTCTTTTACCTGATAGCCCCCAAAAGAAGTTATTTTATGGTATAGCTTCTTCTCTGATAAAAATATTTTCTGATGCTGTAATACTGTTTGTACCTTTTGGAATACTGGGAAGAAAATCAATATTGGAAATATTACTTTGTATAATATGCTATATAGTTTGGGGAGGCATGCTCTCTTACAGCGGACTTTTGACCTTCAGAATTGCCCATGCCTTAGGTTTCACTGGACAATTTGCTACTGCCATACTATTTATGATTTTTCAATTACTACTAGCTATTCCAATGGTATTAATAATACTTATATTTACATTTTTACTTAAAGATTTTGCTGGATATGCTATATACTTTGCATTCTTATTATATGGAGTTGCTGCAGCAGCACTGATTTCCCTGGGCTGTATTGGTATATTTGATCACATGGAATTGGAATAA
- a CDS encoding ABC transporter ATP-binding protein, translated as MLEVSKLSKNYGKTQAVKNVNFTVNAGEVAVLAGPNGAGKSTIIKSIAGLLKYEGKIEICGYDNKSIKGKSALGYIPELPSLFPLLTISEHLTLMAHAFNIKNHEKRAEELLKLFDLWDKKDKYGSDLSKGMQQKASICCALITEPKVLLVDEPMLGLDPKAIRNMKELLIKLKNEGVAIVVSTHLLDSVQELWDRILIMKNGEFVLSKARSEFNNEFKSLEEIFFEFTEE; from the coding sequence ATGCTAGAAGTATCAAAATTAAGTAAAAACTATGGTAAAACACAAGCAGTAAAAAATGTCAATTTCACAGTAAATGCCGGTGAAGTAGCAGTACTGGCAGGTCCTAATGGTGCTGGTAAATCTACAATCATAAAATCTATCGCAGGTCTTTTAAAATATGAAGGTAAAATAGAAATTTGCGGCTACGATAATAAAAGTATTAAAGGCAAAAGTGCCTTGGGATATATACCTGAACTACCTTCTCTATTTCCTCTATTAACTATAAGCGAACATCTCACACTTATGGCTCACGCTTTTAATATAAAAAATCATGAGAAAAGAGCAGAAGAACTTCTTAAACTATTTGATCTTTGGGATAAAAAAGATAAGTATGGCAGTGATTTATCAAAGGGAATGCAGCAAAAAGCCAGTATCTGCTGTGCATTAATTACTGAACCAAAGGTTCTTCTTGTGGACGAGCCTATGCTTGGTCTTGATCCAAAGGCTATAAGAAATATGAAAGAACTATTGATTAAATTAAAAAATGAAGGAGTTGCAATAGTAGTAAGCACACATCTTCTTGATTCTGTTCAAGAACTTTGGGATAGAATCCTAATAATGAAAAATGGTGAATTTGTGTTGTCTAAAGCAAGAAGTGAATTCAATAATGAATTTAAATCCCTGGAAGAAATATTCTTCGAGTTTACGGAGGAATAG
- a CDS encoding PAS domain-containing sensor histidine kinase gives MKYTLKKSKKAFLYTKDDIAVEVNDDFMDITGYSKEELLGKSIEQIIDLLRISSFNYNQNLNEEYSYYFVTKLDKVKKVNISFSLLEKDERKKYYFDEKNCFFIEDKVSFMEKIWTKDQGEFAIWESENLIMLQCSEGFSSFFRLSHSKKENYIGKNIKEIENKVSDISKVLKKAIDTGKAQMIKESRHTFNSEESYWNFNMIPITIKGKVKYIIQTCSNITEKVLREKIIKEQNIKLIQTQYDFFNTMINNLDLPVIRLSYPDFKIKTLNHKGYILLKRLKPEIENLEKLKGIRCANIYDNFDEKCLLSHIKNILENKDKFGIRKRFVVSGEETFMNMVHYPLIDIDGKVLEIIQIAVDVTEEIRTNNKVEKSLRIQQEVFANISHELRTPLNVIFSAIQLFQLYLNKDNLNENKNKIINNLYTVKQNCYRLSRFVNNIVDLAKIEAGNFKLNLCNENIVNLIKEIVKYSVKYIKFKGVNIVFNTNVEEKIIACDSYELARAILNLISNAIKFSHNKSEIYVELVNKNKTVEISVADNGMGIDKNYYDVIFHKFNQIDKSFTRNTEGSGMGLYIAKSIIEMHSGKISVESKLGKGSKFKVELPSKILKNNYKNNNHLSDNLDMINMEFSDIYSS, from the coding sequence ATGAAATATACTTTAAAAAAATCTAAGAAAGCATTTTTGTATACAAAAGATGATATTGCAGTGGAAGTTAATGATGATTTTATGGACATTACAGGATATTCTAAAGAAGAATTATTAGGGAAATCTATTGAGCAAATTATTGATCTTCTTAGAATAAGTAGTTTTAATTATAATCAAAATTTAAATGAGGAATATAGTTATTATTTTGTTACAAAATTAGACAAAGTTAAAAAAGTAAATATTTCATTCAGTCTATTAGAAAAGGATGAAAGAAAAAAATATTATTTTGACGAAAAGAATTGCTTTTTCATTGAAGATAAAGTATCCTTTATGGAAAAAATTTGGACAAAAGATCAGGGAGAATTTGCAATATGGGAAAGTGAAAATTTAATTATGCTTCAATGTAGTGAAGGATTTTCAAGTTTTTTTAGATTATCCCATAGTAAAAAAGAAAATTATATAGGAAAAAATATAAAAGAGATTGAGAATAAAGTAAGTGATATAAGTAAAGTTTTAAAAAAAGCAATAGATACAGGTAAAGCTCAAATGATTAAGGAATCTAGACACACTTTCAATAGTGAAGAGAGCTATTGGAATTTTAATATGATTCCAATAACTATTAAAGGTAAAGTTAAATATATAATTCAAACCTGCTCAAATATAACAGAAAAAGTGTTACGGGAAAAAATTATAAAGGAACAAAATATTAAATTAATACAAACTCAATATGATTTTTTTAATACCATGATAAATAATCTTGATTTACCTGTAATTAGACTATCTTATCCAGATTTTAAAATTAAAACTTTAAATCATAAGGGATATATTTTATTAAAAAGATTAAAACCTGAAATAGAAAATTTAGAGAAACTTAAAGGTATAAGATGTGCTAATATATATGATAACTTTGATGAAAAATGTCTTTTAAGTCATATTAAAAATATCTTAGAAAATAAAGATAAATTTGGTATTCGTAAAAGATTTGTAGTATCAGGAGAAGAAACATTTATGAATATGGTACATTATCCACTAATCGATATTGATGGAAAGGTATTGGAAATTATTCAAATAGCTGTGGATGTAACGGAGGAAATTAGAACAAACAATAAAGTAGAAAAGAGCCTTAGAATACAGCAGGAAGTTTTTGCTAACATATCTCATGAATTGAGAACTCCATTGAATGTAATATTTAGTGCAATTCAATTATTTCAGTTATATTTGAATAAGGATAATTTAAATGAAAATAAAAATAAAATAATAAATAATTTGTATACTGTAAAGCAAAATTGCTACAGATTATCAAGATTTGTGAATAATATAGTGGACTTAGCTAAGATAGAAGCTGGGAATTTTAAATTAAACTTATGTAATGAAAATATAGTAAATCTGATTAAGGAAATAGTTAAATATTCAGTCAAATATATAAAATTTAAAGGAGTAAACATAGTTTTTAATACAAATGTTGAAGAAAAAATTATTGCCTGTGATTCCTATGAATTAGCGCGAGCTATTTTAAATTTGATTTCCAATGCTATAAAATTTTCCCATAACAAGAGTGAAATCTACGTGGAATTAGTAAATAAAAATAAAACTGTGGAAATATCTGTAGCTGATAATGGAATGGGCATTGATAAAAATTATTATGATGTTATATTTCATAAATTTAATCAGATTGATAAATCCTTTACAAGAAATACAGAGGGCAGCGGTATGGGACTTTATATTGCTAAATCAATTATAGAAATGCATAGTGGTAAAATAAGTGTAGAAAGTAAGCTTGGCAAGGGAAGTAAATTTAAAGTGGAATTACCTTCAAAAATACTAAAAAATAATTATAAAAATAATAATCATTTAAGCGATAATTTGGACATGATAAATATGGAATTCTCTGATATATATTCTAGTTAA
- the nifH gene encoding nitrogenase iron protein, whose protein sequence is MRQVAIYGKGGIGKSTTTQNLTSGLHAMGKTIMVVGCDPKADSTRLLLGGLAQKSVLDTLREEGEDVELDSILKEGYGGIRCVESGGPEPGVGCAGRGIITSINMLEQLGAYTDDLDYVFYDVLGDVVCGGFAMPIREGKAQEIYIVASGEMMALYAANNISKGIQKYAKSGGVRLGGIICNSRKVANEYELLDAFAKELGSQLIHFVPRSPMVTKAEINKQTVIEFDPTCEQAEEYRELARKVDANELFVIPKPMTQERLEEILMEYGLMDL, encoded by the coding sequence ATGAGACAGGTAGCTATTTATGGAAAAGGTGGAATAGGTAAATCAACTACAACACAAAACCTAACATCAGGTTTACATGCAATGGGTAAGACTATAATGGTAGTAGGATGTGATCCTAAAGCAGATTCAACAAGATTGTTATTAGGAGGATTAGCTCAAAAATCCGTTCTTGATACATTAAGAGAAGAAGGAGAAGATGTTGAGTTAGATTCCATATTAAAAGAAGGTTATGGCGGAATCAGATGTGTTGAATCCGGCGGTCCAGAACCAGGAGTTGGATGTGCAGGAAGAGGAATAATCACTTCAATAAATATGCTTGAACAATTAGGAGCTTATACAGACGATTTAGACTATGTATTCTACGATGTACTTGGAGACGTTGTTTGTGGTGGATTCGCAATGCCAATCAGAGAAGGAAAAGCTCAGGAAATATACATAGTAGCAAGTGGAGAAATGATGGCACTATATGCTGCTAATAACATATCAAAAGGTATCCAAAAATATGCTAAGAGTGGTGGAGTTAGACTTGGTGGTATCATCTGTAACAGTAGAAAAGTTGCAAATGAATATGAATTGCTTGATGCTTTCGCTAAAGAACTTGGAAGTCAGTTAATACATTTCGTACCAAGAAGCCCAATGGTTACAAAGGCAGAAATCAACAAGCAAACTGTTATTGAATTTGATCCTACTTGTGAACAGGCTGAAGAATACAGAGAATTAGCTAGAAAAGTAGATGCAAATGAATTATTCGTTATACCAAAGCCAATGACTCAAGAAAGACTTGAAGAAATATTAATGGAATATGGTTTAATGGATCTATAG